CATTCGAGGAACCGCCAATGAAGAACCGATGTCGGTCGACACGATCCTCAAAGTGGGTCGCGCGGCGGCTTGCGTGTTTCGCCGAGCGGATGACCGCCGGCATAAAGTTCTGATCGGAAAAGACACGCGCCTTTCGGGATACATGTTTGAGACGGCGCTGGCTTCCGGTCTCTGCTCCATGGGCGTGGATGTAGTTCTCTTGGGGCCCGTGCCGACCCCGGCTGTCGCGTTCTTGACGAACGACATGCGCGCCGACGCCGGCGTCATGATTTCGGCCTCGCACAATCCCTACAACGACAACGGCATCAAATTTTTCGGCCCGGACGGTTTCAAATTGGCGGACGCCGTGGAGGAATCGATCGAACAGCTTGTGATGTCGGACGCGGAGCTGGACCGTCGGCGCCCCGACGCGGAAGCCGTCGGAAAGGCCCACCGCTTGGAAGACGCGCGAGGCCGTTACATCTCGTATCTCAAACATAATTTTCCCCGGCAGCTTTCGTTGGACGGCGTGAAAATGGTGGTCGACTGCGCTCACGGCGCCGCTTACAAGATCGCACCGGTTGTATTTTCCGAATTGGGAGCGGATGTGACCGTGATCAGCGCCAAACCGAACGGAAAGAACATCAACGAGAATTGCGGCGCGGTGCATCCCCAAAAAATGATTGCGAAGGTGAAAGAAGCGCACGCCCGGATCGGGCTCGCCCTCGACGGCGACGCGGATCGTGTGGTGGTTTGTGATGAAACGGGCAGGATTTTCGACGGCGACGATCTTCTGGCCATTTTGGCCGAGTCGATGAAAAAGCGGGGCGAGCTCAAGAACGGCGTGGTGGGAACCGTCATGAGCAATTTCGGTCTGGAGAAGCGTCTGGAAGGCAAGAAGATCCCGTTTCACCGAGCCCCGGTAGGGGACCGATATGTCGTCGAAAAAATGAAGGAGACCGGGGCCGAGTTAGGGGGAGAACCGTCCGGCCACATCGTGAACTTGCTCCGAAGTACGACGGGCGACGGCATTCTGACCTGCGTGCTCTTGCTTGCCGAACTTCGGCGGCAGGGGAAACCACTCTCGTCTTTTTACGGTCAATTCGACCGCTATCCGCAGGAGCTTCGAAACGTAGAAGTTCGCGAGAAAAGGGCGCTGGAAAAAATTTCGCCCGTGACGAAGAGCATTCGGCAGGCGGAGAAACGTCTCAATGGAACGGGCCGGGTGCTGGTCCGTTACTCGGGAACGGAAGCCAAGATTCGTGTGATGGTCGAAGGAGAAGATCATAAGCTCGTTTCTGAGTTGGCGGATGAGATCGCCACGGTGATTCAGGAAGAGATTGGCGCTTCATGACGGCAAAACTCGGCGTCAACATCGATCATGTAGCCACACTTCGCCAGGCCCGGCGGACGAAATATCCGGATCCGGTGGCCGCCGCCGTGCTCGCGGAAATGGCCGGAGTGGATAATATTACCTGCCATCTTCGTGAAGATCGTCGCCACATTCAGGATCGCGACGTCCGGCTCCTGCGCGACATCGTGCAGACCGAACTCAATCTTGAAATGGCGGCGACACAGGAAATGCTTCGATTCGCTCTCGATTTAAAGCCGGACACCGTGACGCTGGTTCCCGAGCGGCGGGAAGAGCTGACGACGGAAGGTGGCCTCAATCTCACTCAGCAGAAAGATTCGTTTGGAAAAAGCGTCGCTCTTCTTCGCGAAGCCGGGATCCTCGT
This is a stretch of genomic DNA from Bdellovibrionota bacterium. It encodes these proteins:
- the glmM gene encoding phosphoglucosamine mutase; its protein translation is MRGTANEEPMSVDTILKVGRAAACVFRRADDRRHKVLIGKDTRLSGYMFETALASGLCSMGVDVVLLGPVPTPAVAFLTNDMRADAGVMISASHNPYNDNGIKFFGPDGFKLADAVEESIEQLVMSDAELDRRRPDAEAVGKAHRLEDARGRYISYLKHNFPRQLSLDGVKMVVDCAHGAAYKIAPVVFSELGADVTVISAKPNGKNINENCGAVHPQKMIAKVKEAHARIGLALDGDADRVVVCDETGRIFDGDDLLAILAESMKKRGELKNGVVGTVMSNFGLEKRLEGKKIPFHRAPVGDRYVVEKMKETGAELGGEPSGHIVNLLRSTTGDGILTCVLLLAELRRQGKPLSSFYGQFDRYPQELRNVEVREKRALEKISPVTKSIRQAEKRLNGTGRVLVRYSGTEAKIRVMVEGEDHKLVSELADEIATVIQEEIGAS
- a CDS encoding pyridoxine 5'-phosphate synthase; the encoded protein is MTAKLGVNIDHVATLRQARRTKYPDPVAAAVLAEMAGVDNITCHLREDRRHIQDRDVRLLRDIVQTELNLEMAATQEMLRFALDLKPDTVTLVPERREELTTEGGLNLTQQKDSFGKSVALLREAGILVSLFVDPETDAIKLAHRFGAQAIEIHTGRYANAVRAVDRKNEVARIIEAVQFAAKLKLGVHAGHGLNSSNIQAVAAIREIESFQIGHSIVAQAVLIGFDRAVREMKQLILLAS